Proteins encoded in a region of the Drosophila busckii strain San Diego stock center, stock number 13000-0081.31 chromosome 2L, ASM1175060v1, whole genome shotgun sequence genome:
- the LOC108601184 gene encoding polycomb protein esc, with product MMENSSSESIGELVIAAEVNTPTADTPAGLEDDSLSLDSVSVFSATTTTTTTRSKSPTARKLKRGRRSKSHKMVQPLYKYNYHVREDHNHQIFGVQFNPYLERNQAVFATVGKDRVSIYECVRQQSDQEEDQDQEQEHEHGIRLLQVYADPDTDESFYTCAWSYDDVTGDPVLAAAGYRGVIRIFDINQHRCAKNYIGHGHAINELKFHPLRPQLLLSGSKDHSLRLWNIQTDVCVAMFGGVEGHRDEVLSLDFDLRGERIMSSGMDHSLKLWCLSKPEIQQAIELSCSFNPSKQTGPFPTIKEHFPDFSTRDIHRNYVDCVQWFGDFVFSKSCENSIVCWKPGKLSAQPQDIKPQDSTTVLHHFDYKMCEIWFVRFAFNAWQKVLALGNQLGTTYVWELDCDPNLTKCSQLVHPKCTTTIRQTSFSKDGSILICVCDDSTVWRWDRAN from the exons ATGATGGAAAATAGCTCAAGTGAGAGCATAGGAGAACTCGTAATTGCAGCTGAAGTTAACACACCAACTGCAGATACCCCAGCTGGCCTGGAGGATGATTCGCTTTCATTAGACTCGGTCAGTGTTTTTAGCGccacaacaacgacaacaacaacacgcagcAAATCGCCCACTGCGCGCAAATTGAAACGCGGCCGGCGCTCCAAGAGCCACAAAATGGTGCAGCCGCTCTATAAATACAACTATCATGTGCGTGAAGATCACAATCATCAGATATTTGGCGTGCAGTTCAATCCATATCTAGAGCGCAATCAGGCAGTGTTTGCCACTGTAGGCAAAGACCGTGTTTCTATCTACGAGTGCGTGCGTCAGCAGAGCGACCAGGAGGAAGATCAGGATCAGGAGCAGGAGCATGAGCATGGTATACGTCTGCTGCAGGTGTATGCGGATCCAGAT ACAGATGAAAGTTTTTATACCTGTGCCTGGTCCTATGATGATGTTACTGGCGATCCTGTGCTAGCCGCCGCTGGATATCGCGGCGTTATTCGCATCTTTGACATTAACCAGCATCGCTGCGCCAAGAACTATATTGGACATGGACATGCCATCAATGAGCTTAAGTTTCATCCATTACGACCGCAGTTATTGCTTTCCGGCAGCAAGGATCATTCGCTGCGTTTGTGGAATATACAAACAGATGTCTGTGTTGCTATGTTTGGCGGCGTTGAGGGTCACCGCGATGAAGTGCTTTCATTGGATTTTGATTTGCGCGGCGAACGCATCATGTCCAGCGGCATGGACCATTCCTTGAAGTTATGGTGCCTCAGTAAGCCGGAAATACAGCAGGCCATTGAGTTAAGCTGTAGCTTTAATCCCAGCAAGCAGACTGGGCCTTTTCCCACCATCAAGGAGCATTTCCCCGACTTTTCGACGCGTGATATACATCGCAACTATGTGGACTGTGTGCAGTGGTTTGGTGACTTTGTGTTCTCCAAGTCTTGCGAGAACTCTATTGTCTGCTGGAAACCTGGAAAGTTGTCTGCGCAGCCTCAGGACATAAAGCCACAGGACTCTACTACAGTGCTGCATcattttgattataaaatGTGTGAGATTTGGtttgtgcgctttgcttttaatgcttGGCAAAAGGTTCTGGCGCTGGGCAATCAACTGGGAACCACTTATGTCTGGGAGCTCGACTGTGATCCCAATTTGACCAAGTGCAGCCAGCTGGTGCATCCCAAGTGCACAACCACCATACGACAAACTTCCTTCTCGAAGGATGGCTCCATTTTGATATGTGTCTGCGACGACAGCACTGTCTGGCGTTGGGATCGCGCCAACTAA
- the LOC108594405 gene encoding U4/U6.U5 tri-snRNP-associated protein 1 produces MGSSSVKKHKKDKKHTHRSHSRERSQRVGDEEADMTLDLTDDSSSARHRHHKHKKHKEHRHKHHKHKEQREQRTSEVISLEESDSDSSDCVEVPVEATSSRSQQREAPPPPQISKQLDYERERERERDRMEREREQREREKERENRERERERERERERERERRRERELEREREARKRGVREREGRSRSPTRNKEQRQRERSASPIPENGAGDVLSIAETNKLRAKLGLKPLEMDSSTSSKATESSSQHESSKRERAADEKDLSSYKDEWGEFLHKPADNIKDKKEAEKLREKLKQRKEKRFLEERLARIRTLGESDEETDDAAKWVNRNKRVVDQREEAQRKAKELEELDEAFGVSELVEQEQRKARQLAYNERNLKGLRVQHDMEDFNEGRTVILTLKDQDVLNDTDGDTLVNVNMLDDERYKKNVVNKKLNPLSYGYNVYEEQYDELGNPIERAILEKYDEDIDGQAIKRKDFVIGENMDEEREHRRKLLEIKTKLAGKRLETLQDTQIQLASDTFSAEELATFKKPKKKVKKLRQKLKAEDLEPLAEAGSSANFGSRQGRYREPDDEDVTMQEDTKAQIKLEQEDDDLERVLSKARKLKQKEQLITKPLPIDMTAIKQETQEPEAAANGNEQSSVDGNIVLNATAEFCRTLGDIPTYGMAGNRNEDSSDMLDFDKHEDLDEHMDHDQAEPSTSHGTWNSVNPDEVMQPADLDNLGEDIEERAILDEEPDVGAGVANALRLALSKGYLEKEEKNRPSNTKMAHLQAKNYSIEDKAAGEDEKINRRDRFHAGPIMEFKDKETFKPNVKLDYIDDNGRILNLKEAFRYLSHKFHGKGPGKNKIEKRLKKMEQDGLMKTMSSTDTPLCTLTMLQQKQKETKTPYVVLSGSNKTSGVAGNSISKFK; encoded by the exons atggGATCGTCATCtgttaaaaaacacaaaaaagataaaaagcaCACTCATCGTTCGCATTCGCGAGAACGATCTCAACGCGTAGGCGATGAGGAAGCTGATATGACTTTAGATCTCACAGACGATTCGTCTTCCGCACGCCACAGACATCACAAGCATAAGAAACACAAGGAGCATCGCCATAAGCACCACAAGCACAAGGAGCAACGTGAGCAGCGTACCAGCGAGGTGATATCGCTGGAGGAATCTGATTCGGACA GTTCCGACTGCGTGGAAGTGCCCGTGGAGGCAACCAGTTCTAGATCCCAACAACGTGAGGCTCCACCGCCGCCACAGATCTCTAAGCAGCTGGACTatgagcgtgagcgtgagcgggAACGGGATCGGATGGAGCGCGAAAGGGAGCAAAGGGAGCGGGAAAAGGAGCGTGAGAACCGTGAGAGAGAACGTGAAAGGGAAcgggagagagagcgcgaaCGTGAACGTCGTCGCGAGCGAGAGCtggagcgtgagcgtgaggcACGCAAACGTGGAGTGCGTGAGCGCGAGGGTCGCTCGCGTTCTCCCACTCGCAACAAGGAGCAACGTCAACGCGAGCGCAGTGCGTCTCCCATACCAGAGAATGGCGCTGGCGATGTGCTCTCCATTGCAGAAACAAACAAGCTGCGTGCGAAGCTCGGCCTCAAGCCATTGGAAATGGATAGTAGCACATCTAGCAAAGCAACTGAATCGTCGAGTCAGCACGAGAGCAGCAAACGTGAACGTGCTGCTGATGAAAAGGATTTGTCCTCCTACAAGGATGAGTGGGGTGAATTTTTGCACAAGCCTGCTGACAACATAAAGGACAAAAAGGAGGCAGAAAAGCTGCGTGAGAAGCTCAAACAGCGCAAAGAGAAACGTTTCCTAGAGGAGCGTCTGGCGCGCATACGCACCTTGGGTGAATCCGATGAGGAGACAGATGATGCAGCCAAGTGGGTGAATCGTAATAAGCGTGTGGTTGATCAGCGCGAGGAAGCGCAGCGCAAG gccaaggagctggaggagctgGATGAAGCCTTTGGTGTTTCGGAGCTTGTAGAGCAGGAACAGCGCAAAGCGCGTCAATTGGCCTACAATGAACGCAATCTTAAGGGATTGCGTGTACAGCATGACATGGAAGACTTTAATGAAGGACGCACAGTTATTCTTACGCTTAAGGATCAAGATGTGCTCAATGATACAGATGGCGATACTTTGGTCAATGTTAATATGCTGGATGACGAGCGTTATAAGAAGAATGTTGTAAACAAGAAGTTAAATCCCTTGAGCTACGGCTATAATGTCTATGAGGAGCAATACGATGAGCTAGGCAATCCCATAGAGCGTGCTATTTTAGAGAAATATGATGAGGATATTGATGGACAGGCCATCAAACGCAAGGATTTCGTCATAGGCGAGAATATGGATGAGGAGCGTGAGCATAGACGCAAGCTGCTGGAGATTAAAACAAAGCTGGCGGGCAAACGTTTGGAAACGTTGCAGGATACGCAAATACAATTGGCTTCGGATACTTTTAGCGCAGAGGAGTTGGCAAC ATTCAAAAAGCCGAAGAAGAAGGTTAAAAAGTTGCGTCAAAAGCTTAAAGCTGAAGACTTGGAGCCTTTGGCAGAGGCTGGCAGCTCAGCTAACTTTGGCAGTCGTCAGGGACGCTATCGCGAGCCAGATGATGAGGATGTCACCATGCAAGAGGACACCAAGGCGCAAATAAAACTCGAGCAGGAGGATGATGACTTGGAGCGCGTGCTGTCCAAGGCGCGCAAGCTCAAGCAAAAGGAGCAGCTTATTACAAAACCATTGCCCATCGATATGACAGCTATAAAGCAGGAGACACAAGAACCTGAGGCAGCCGCCAATGGCAATGAGCAGAGCAGCGTCGATGGCAACATTGTGTTGAATGCCACAGCGGAGTTTTGTCGCACGCTGGGCGATATACCCACCTATGGCATGGCTGGCAATCGTAATGAGGATTCCAGTGACATGCTGGACTTTGATAAGCATGAGGATTTGGATGAGCATATGGATCATGATCAGGCAGAGCCCTCAACGAGTCATGGCACATGGAATTCTGTTAATCCCGATGAGGTTATGCAACCAGCAGACTTGGATAATTTGGGTGAGGACATAGAAGAACGTGCCATTTTGGATGAGGAGCCAGATGTGGGTGCAGGTGTTGCAAATGCTCTGCGCTTGGCTTTGTCCAAGGGCTATCTGGAGAAGGAGGAAAAGAATCGTCCTAGTAATACCAAAATGGCGCATCTGCAGGCCAAGAACTATTCCATTGAAGACAAGGCAGCTGG TGAGGACGAAAAAATTAATCGTCGCGATCGTTTCCATGCTGGTCCTATAATGGAATTCAAGGACAAGGAAACCTTTAAGCCAAATGTCAAGCTAGACTATATAGACGACAAtgggcgtatacttaatctaAAGGAAGCTTTCCGTTATCTCTCACACAAGTTCCATGGCAAGGGAccaggcaaaaacaaaattgaaaagcgtTTAAAGAAAATGGAGCAGGATGGC CTAATGAAAACCATGAGCTCGACGGATACACCACTCTGCACTTTAACGATGCTGCAACAGAAACAAAAGGAAACAAAGACACCCTATGTGGTGCTTAGCGGTAGCAATAAAACTAGCGGTGTGGCCGGCAATTCAATATCCAAgtttaaataa